One genomic segment of Carassius carassius chromosome 21, fCarCar2.1, whole genome shotgun sequence includes these proteins:
- the rorca gene encoding RAR-related orphan receptor C a, producing MRAQIEVIPCKICGDKSSGIHYGVITCEGCKGFFRRSQQNNAIYSCSRQRNCLIDRTNRNRCQHCRLQKCLALGMSRDAVKFGRMSKKQRDSLYAEVQKHQQSQERAGGLGNGVPAHAGDEVGEKGSSHGRAYSRGSSTTLSDLDDITMLPDGLLFDLPLTPEEAADYCSLDLLGGSSGSSSSSQSSPEPNKQEFSDTTHIKHEYQTLHETGLYTRSLLNPPEGCSLMEIERITQNVVKSHIETSQYSTEELKRFAWTLYTPEEIRVYQNKSTEMMWQQCAVFITNAIQYVVEFAKRISGFMDLSQNDQIILLKAGCLDVLLIRMCRAYNPINNTLLFDGKFASPQLFKALGCDDLVGAVFEMAKTLSRLQLSEEEMALFTATVLLSPDRPWLTDAQKVQKLQEKVYVALQHCLHKSGAPEEKLAKMVSKLPMMKSICNLHIDKLEFFHLLHPETAFNFPALYREVFCSEISFPDSTEG from the exons CACAAATCGAAGTAATCCCATGCAAGATTTGCGGGGACAAGTCATCGGGCATCCACTATGGGGTGATCACTTGTGAGGGCTGCAAG GGCTTCTTCCGCCGAAGTCAGCAGAACAATGCGATATACTCCTGCTCCAGGCAGAGGAACTGCCTTATTGACCGAACCAATCGCAACCGCTGTCAACACTGCCGCCTGCAGAAGTGTCTGGCGTTAGGCATGAGCCGCGATG CGGTGAAGTTTGGACGCATGTCAAAAAAGCAGCGTGACAGCCTCTATGCCGAGGTTCAGAAGCACCAGCAGTCTCAGGAGAGGGCAGGGGGTTTGGGCAATGGTGTACCCGCTCATGCTGGTGATGAGGTCGGGGAGAAGGGCAGCAGTCACGGCCGGGCCTACAGTCGGGGCTCCAGCACCACACTTAGTGACCTGGATGATATAACCATGCTACCAGACGGTCTTCTCTTTGATCTGCCACTCACTCCCGAGGAAGCTGCTGACTACTGTAGCCTAGATCTGCTAGGAGGAAGCAGTGGGAGCAGTTCTTCCTCCCAGAGTTCTCCTGAGCCGAACAAACAGGAGTTTAGTGACACGACACACATCAAACACGAGTACCAGACACTGCACGAGACGGGACTTTACACTCGCTCATTACTTAACCCACCTGAAGGCTGTTCCTTGATGGAAATCG AACGGATTACACAGAATGTGGTCAAATCCCACATCGAGACAAGTCAGTACAGCACAGAAGAATTGAAAAGATTTGCTTGGACCCTCTACACACCCGAGGAGATACGTGTCTACCAAAACAAG TCCACAGAGATGATGTGGCAGCAGTGTGCTGTGTTCATCACGAATGCCATCCAGTATGTAGTGGAGTTTGCCAAACGCATCTCTGGATTCATGGATTTGTCCCAAAATGACCAGATTATCCTTCTCAAAGCAG GCTGCCTGGACGTGCTGCTGATCCGAATGTGTCGGGCCTACAACCCCATCAACAACACGCTGTTGTTCGATGGAAAGTTCGCAAGCCCTCAGCTCTTTAAAGCTCTCG GTTGTGATGATCTGGTTGGTGCTGTGTTTGAGATGGCTAAAACCCTGAGTCGGCTACAGCTGTCTGAAGAGGAGATGGCTCTGTTTACCGCCACTGTGCTTCTGTCTCCAG ACCGTCCTTGGTTAACAGATGCTCAGAAGGTGCAGAAACTTCAGGAGAAGGTCTATGTGGCATTGCAACACTGTCTTCATAAAAGTGGTGCCCCTGAGGAGAAACTGGCAAAG ATGGTGTCCAAGTTGCCCATGATGAAGTCTATTTGCAACCTCCATATTGATAAGCTGGAGTTTTTCCATCTGCTTCACCCAGAAACGGCCTTCAACTTCCCTGCTCTCTACAGAGAGGTTTTCTGCAGCGAGATCTCCTTCCCAGACTCCACTGAGGGCTAA